In a single window of the Longimicrobiales bacterium genome:
- a CDS encoding DUF5916 domain-containing protein has protein sequence MTALLFSLAVLAQVPADTLRYSGRDGQLDVDPPRIESPSISIDARLDEAEWAQAAVLTGFTQYTPVEGARASEETEVRVFYSSDAIYFGFQVFDSDPENILVHLTERDASTRVDDWVRIMLDTFDDERSAYSFFVNAYGIQTDGMWLESITPMGGPTGPKVDFNPDFIWDSHGRVTEDGWVTEIRIPYVSLRFPDVEQQDWGIQIARGIMRTNFKSTWAPLTLDVSSVLAQSGRLRGLRGLRPKRLIEINPVTTAKREGFRTNGVFSRDDPDPEAGINARIGVTPNLVLDATLNPDFSQVEADADQVQVNERFALFFPEKRLFFLEGAEIFRSTQNLVHTRRIVDPIAGAKLTGKIGSFSVAYLGSVDESPTSVFGGSSDAVFNLMRVRRDIGAGSSAGILYTDRTLTEGGGFNRVLSGDARMLFGGRYALETQLTGSWTSSGAAGESVEIQPAVTVSFSRSGLNYHYSVRFEDIDPDFRTRSGFMPRVGDTQLSTVVGFDRYGEPGSLVERWGVEFRNNHFFDHDEFWDGGSADDWELELWPTIALRGARSVSFILRWGGFRFQPEDYGAYQVEGPAGGAQPFTVPGEIDRMLGLAAIPKIRINDKISLNGVILLREIPLFSEGGLGWERQFSPSVTIQPSEALQLVAGYSWAKLWRRIDDSLFSTVHLPRLRVQYQVGRSVFVRVVGQYDIEERSALRHPESGQPILVNGVLETARDRGDFQGQALLSYEPSPGTVFFFGYSRIMDGLSGYALGPKRLLQDGFFVKLSYLFRM, from the coding sequence GTGACCGCGCTGCTCTTCTCTCTCGCCGTTCTGGCCCAGGTGCCCGCTGACACGCTCCGGTACAGCGGCCGCGACGGCCAGTTAGATGTCGATCCGCCTCGGATCGAGTCTCCATCGATTTCAATCGATGCGCGCCTGGACGAAGCTGAGTGGGCGCAGGCTGCGGTTCTGACCGGCTTCACACAGTACACCCCGGTGGAAGGAGCGCGGGCCTCGGAAGAAACAGAGGTACGTGTCTTCTATTCTTCGGACGCGATCTATTTTGGGTTCCAGGTGTTCGATTCCGACCCCGAGAACATTTTGGTGCATCTCACGGAACGGGATGCCTCGACCCGCGTCGATGATTGGGTGCGTATCATGCTCGATACGTTCGACGACGAGCGCTCTGCGTACTCGTTTTTCGTGAACGCGTATGGCATTCAGACCGATGGGATGTGGCTGGAGTCGATAACACCCATGGGCGGCCCGACTGGGCCGAAGGTGGACTTCAATCCTGACTTCATCTGGGATTCACACGGACGTGTGACGGAGGACGGGTGGGTCACCGAAATCCGGATTCCTTATGTGTCGCTCCGATTCCCCGATGTGGAGCAGCAGGACTGGGGTATCCAGATTGCACGTGGCATCATGCGGACGAACTTCAAGTCGACGTGGGCACCACTCACGCTCGACGTTTCCAGCGTCTTGGCGCAGAGCGGTAGATTGCGTGGGCTTCGCGGACTGAGGCCCAAACGACTCATCGAAATCAATCCGGTGACGACGGCGAAGCGCGAGGGCTTCCGGACGAATGGTGTCTTTTCTAGGGACGATCCCGATCCAGAAGCGGGCATCAATGCGAGGATCGGCGTCACACCCAACCTCGTGTTGGACGCCACACTAAACCCCGATTTTTCGCAGGTTGAGGCCGACGCGGATCAGGTTCAAGTAAACGAACGGTTCGCGCTCTTCTTCCCCGAAAAGAGGCTCTTCTTCTTGGAAGGCGCCGAGATCTTTCGCAGCACTCAGAACCTCGTACACACGCGCCGGATCGTGGACCCGATTGCTGGGGCGAAGCTGACAGGAAAGATCGGCAGCTTCAGTGTGGCGTACCTAGGCTCTGTGGACGAGAGTCCCACGTCGGTCTTCGGTGGCTCCTCGGACGCCGTATTCAACCTCATGCGCGTCCGTCGCGACATCGGTGCTGGTTCGAGCGCGGGCATCCTCTATACGGACCGCACGCTGACCGAAGGAGGCGGCTTCAATCGAGTGCTTTCGGGTGATGCCCGGATGCTCTTTGGCGGTCGGTACGCGCTCGAAACGCAGTTGACGGGGAGTTGGACCTCCTCTGGAGCCGCTGGAGAGAGTGTCGAGATCCAACCCGCAGTCACTGTGAGCTTCAGCCGCAGTGGCTTGAATTACCACTACAGTGTGCGCTTTGAGGACATCGATCCTGATTTTCGCACCCGCAGCGGCTTCATGCCTCGAGTGGGGGACACACAACTCTCAACTGTTGTTGGGTTCGATCGATATGGTGAGCCGGGTTCGTTGGTCGAGCGTTGGGGGGTCGAGTTTCGAAACAACCACTTCTTTGACCACGACGAATTCTGGGACGGGGGCTCGGCGGACGACTGGGAGCTCGAATTGTGGCCAACCATCGCGCTCCGAGGAGCCCGAAGTGTGTCCTTTATTCTTCGATGGGGCGGTTTTCGCTTCCAGCCGGAGGATTACGGGGCATACCAGGTGGAGGGCCCAGCCGGTGGTGCTCAGCCGTTCACGGTACCGGGTGAAATCGATCGGATGCTGGGCCTAGCTGCGATCCCAAAGATCCGCATCAACGACAAAATCAGCCTGAATGGAGTCATCCTTCTTCGAGAAATTCCGCTCTTCTCCGAAGGGGGCCTGGGATGGGAGAGGCAGTTCTCTCCAAGTGTCACGATCCAGCCCAGTGAGGCGCTGCAATTAGTGGCGGGTTACTCCTGGGCGAAGCTCTGGCGTCGGATAGACGACTCACTGTTCAGTACAGTGCACCTTCCCCGCCTTCGTGTGCAGTACCAGGTGGGTCGGTCGGTCTTTGTCCGGGTGGTCGGGCAGTACGATATTGAGGAACGCTCCGCACTTCGTCACCCCGAATCTGGCCAGCCGATTCTGGTAAACGGAGTGCTTGAGACGGCGCGAGATCGGGGGGACTTCCAAGGACAAGCGTTGCTCTCGTACGAGCCGTCTCCTGGCACTGTCTTCTTCTTCGGTTACAGCCGAATCATGGATGGACTGTCGGGATATGCGCTTGGCCCGAAGCGGCTTCTTCAGGACGGGTTCTTCGTCAAGCTCTCTTACCTGTTCCGGATGTAG
- the thrB gene encoding homoserine kinase encodes MSDLAAARIRVPCSTSNLGSGYDTIGLALNRYLDVRYEPGNQVLRVERSGTLEKLTDSVENDLVTAAFMEALSKDGLEAGGTVHLSSTIPVARGLGSSAAAVLAGIDLALAVRGLPEDRDAAFCAAYEHEGHGDNAAPCLFGGLRAVLPGAIRPLVTKLELSDMIGFAYAAPPAGISTISARKALPKHVGHDTAARSIARATALVQGLARGDPELLRIGAEDELHVPHRLPMIPGAYNAIAAGYDAGAWAVTVSGAGSGLIAMCPVSRTDLVAAAMREVFANGDDDPECVGFAANVDHHGLVRLEP; translated from the coding sequence TTGAGTGACCTGGCCGCTGCGCGAATCCGGGTACCGTGCTCCACGTCGAACCTAGGCAGTGGATACGACACCATCGGCCTCGCGTTGAACCGTTACCTGGACGTCCGATACGAGCCCGGCAACCAAGTTCTCAGGGTTGAGCGATCTGGAACACTCGAGAAGCTGACCGACTCTGTTGAGAATGACCTCGTGACCGCCGCATTTATGGAGGCCTTGAGCAAGGATGGCCTCGAGGCTGGAGGCACGGTGCACCTCAGCTCGACGATCCCCGTTGCTCGGGGGCTCGGGTCATCCGCCGCTGCAGTGCTCGCGGGTATCGACCTTGCTCTAGCGGTGAGGGGCCTGCCAGAAGACCGGGACGCCGCCTTCTGCGCCGCCTATGAGCACGAGGGGCACGGTGACAACGCGGCACCTTGTCTCTTCGGTGGGCTGCGAGCCGTGCTGCCAGGCGCCATCCGCCCCCTCGTCACGAAGCTCGAGCTCTCTGACATGATAGGCTTCGCATACGCCGCGCCACCCGCAGGCATATCGACCATCTCAGCTCGAAAAGCGCTCCCGAAGCACGTCGGACACGACACGGCGGCCCGATCGATCGCTAGGGCGACAGCTCTAGTTCAGGGCCTGGCACGCGGTGATCCAGAGTTGCTCAGGATTGGGGCGGAAGACGAACTCCACGTCCCACATCGACTGCCCATGATCCCGGGCGCGTATAACGCAATCGCTGCTGGGTACGACGCAGGAGCGTGGGCTGTCACGGTCTCCGGTGCAGGATCCGGGCTCATCGCTATGTGTCCGGTCAGCCGCACAGATCTGGTGGCCGCCGCGATGCGCGAAGTCTTCGCGAATGGTGACGATGATCCTGAGTGCGTCGGCTTCGCAGCAAATGTCGACCACCACGGCCTCGTGCGACTAGAGCCCTAA
- the thrC gene encoding threonine synthase, with product MGTFTSTRGNQASLEAALFEGLAQDGGLYMPDPMPRVRPLSEHGSKPAFLSVACKAASDLLEDSLPSEITTSVVADSLTFPVPLIEVDPGVHVLELFHGPTHAFKDFGARFMARLMSTIDPYDINSTSPRTVLVATSGDTGSAVANAFHRLPGYRVVVLFPRDGVSARQRRQMTTLGDNVTSVAVAGTFDDCQRLAKEAFGSASIRAQHRLTSANSINIGRLLPQALYYMFAAASLDDPPRFSVPCGNLGNLCAGIIARSCGMSTHSFLAATNVNDSFATFLNTGMVGDRESISTISNAMDVGSPSNLERIRWMHEVSPEPLQNFVSSHAIDDDDTRKTIRDVFSRTGYVLDPHSAVAYRAQQRRPAPAGVPTVVLATAHPAKFPEVVEQAIGVEVPLPPGLASVIGKDEHFLQAAPTLSDIEAILSRIDTIE from the coding sequence GTTCGAGGGCCTCGCGCAGGACGGCGGCCTCTACATGCCCGATCCTATGCCCCGGGTCCGGCCGTTATCAGAGCATGGGTCGAAGCCGGCGTTCCTCTCGGTGGCCTGCAAGGCAGCCTCCGACCTCCTAGAGGACTCACTCCCATCTGAGATCACTACGTCGGTCGTCGCTGATTCTCTGACATTCCCGGTACCTCTCATTGAGGTCGATCCGGGAGTACACGTGCTTGAGCTGTTCCACGGCCCCACGCACGCGTTTAAGGACTTCGGAGCCCGCTTTATGGCGCGGCTCATGTCGACGATAGACCCCTATGACATCAACTCGACTTCGCCCCGGACGGTCCTCGTGGCCACCTCCGGTGATACTGGGAGCGCGGTGGCGAACGCATTCCACCGCCTACCCGGATATCGGGTGGTCGTGCTCTTCCCCCGCGATGGCGTCAGCGCACGTCAGCGCCGCCAGATGACGACCCTGGGAGACAATGTCACATCCGTCGCAGTAGCCGGAACCTTCGACGACTGTCAGCGCCTGGCGAAGGAAGCCTTCGGGTCCGCATCCATACGAGCACAACACAGATTGACCTCGGCCAATTCGATCAACATCGGCAGACTCTTGCCTCAAGCTCTGTACTACATGTTCGCCGCGGCCAGCCTGGACGACCCTCCACGATTCTCGGTCCCCTGCGGCAACTTGGGCAATCTCTGTGCGGGGATAATCGCCCGCAGCTGTGGAATGTCGACTCATAGTTTCCTCGCAGCTACCAACGTGAACGACTCGTTTGCGACGTTCCTGAATACGGGTATGGTTGGCGACCGAGAGTCCATATCCACGATCTCAAACGCGATGGACGTTGGCAGTCCAAGCAATCTGGAGCGTATCCGCTGGATGCACGAAGTCTCCCCTGAGCCCCTCCAGAATTTCGTCTCCAGCCACGCGATCGACGACGACGACACTCGCAAGACCATCCGTGATGTCTTCTCACGAACGGGATATGTGCTCGATCCGCACTCAGCCGTCGCCTACCGTGCCCAACAGCGCCGCCCCGCTCCCGCCGGTGTCCCGACCGTCGTGCTGGCGACGGCACACCCGGCTAAGTTCCCTGAAGTGGTCGAGCAGGCTATTGGCGTGGAAGTCCCGCTCCCTCCGGGGCTCGCATCGGTGATCGGCAAGGACGAACACTTCCTACAAGCGGCACCCACACTTAGTGATATCGAGGCAATCTTGAGCCGGATCGACACGATTGAGTGA
- a CDS encoding CARDB domain-containing protein, producing MIQSRARTFFRTLVLLSVASCGGAEDPVTIVDVTPTPRTIGVTPNQTTMTFVGQTASLRALILDQNGTTFAGAPTWTTGDPAVFTVNGSGVVTAVANGSATVTATFQALSATAEVTVAQVATVVTIVSGSDQTAIVRETLPTPVVVRVTDQGGAPVPGETVTFTPGGQSGTVSASSAVADANGEASTVWTLGEVFGGQSLTASIAGGASATIGATAQSATPIPDLKTGGTLIVTRADPSSLESVDVQFTIRNDGNASTGAGYRVQLTADGTEIATKAMSELATGASETVTFSVGPFAAGVRQLAVNIDADGEIVEGDESNNTTLRNVTVIEQSVIPAGTTGVLSGTTDDELLFRLEVPAGSPSILTFEITGGSGDVDLFVERGDRPTNRAEYNDCLSGNSTNEERCQIGSAQPGIYHILLHAFSTFSGATMSITLGGEVLPFNIELVFLNHGTAAQDAAVTAAAERWMSIIPIDIPNIDFSNQPISADACTEGQPLFTGEVDDLRIYVTIEEIDGAGMTLASAGPCVNRGLTNLPAIGSMKFDAADLDDLEASGGLISVVLHEMGHVLGLGTIWDGRGLLQNPSLPSSPGADTHFTGEKAIAAFDAAGGSSYTLGQKVPVENTAGEGSSDAHWRETLLGLELMTPFFTSGVSNPLSAISIQSMADVGYSVDVSQADPYSGSFSSPSRAPSKLTPILDFGDDIRKGPVFVVDQKGRVIRVVN from the coding sequence TCAGTCGCGAGCCCGAACCTTTTTTCGGACCCTCGTTCTCCTCTCCGTCGCGAGTTGCGGCGGCGCGGAGGACCCGGTGACGATCGTCGACGTCACGCCTACGCCTCGGACCATCGGCGTCACGCCGAATCAGACCACGATGACCTTCGTCGGGCAGACGGCGAGCCTGCGTGCTCTGATCCTCGATCAGAACGGGACGACGTTCGCGGGCGCCCCGACGTGGACCACCGGTGACCCGGCGGTCTTCACCGTGAATGGCTCGGGAGTGGTGACGGCCGTCGCGAACGGAAGTGCCACGGTGACCGCCACGTTCCAGGCCCTGAGTGCGACCGCAGAGGTGACCGTAGCCCAGGTGGCCACCGTAGTCACGATCGTTTCTGGCAGTGATCAGACGGCGATTGTCCGTGAAACGTTGCCGACGCCCGTTGTGGTGCGCGTGACCGACCAAGGGGGTGCGCCAGTTCCGGGTGAAACGGTGACGTTCACACCGGGCGGGCAGAGTGGCACGGTGAGTGCCTCCTCCGCAGTGGCTGATGCGAACGGTGAGGCTTCCACTGTATGGACCCTGGGCGAGGTGTTTGGCGGACAGTCATTAACTGCCTCCATCGCTGGCGGCGCGAGCGCTACGATCGGTGCCACGGCTCAGTCAGCGACTCCGATCCCAGACCTCAAAACAGGCGGCACCCTCATCGTAACCAGGGCCGACCCGAGCTCACTCGAAAGTGTGGACGTTCAGTTCACAATACGAAACGATGGAAATGCGTCGACTGGCGCAGGATACCGCGTTCAGCTGACAGCGGACGGAACGGAGATCGCCACCAAGGCCATGAGTGAACTTGCGACGGGAGCTTCTGAGACCGTCACCTTCTCCGTCGGACCGTTTGCCGCGGGGGTGCGGCAACTCGCGGTGAACATCGACGCGGACGGCGAGATCGTGGAAGGTGACGAAAGCAATAACACGACGCTCCGCAACGTCACGGTCATTGAGCAGTCTGTGATTCCGGCCGGAACGACAGGGGTCCTTTCTGGGACAACTGACGATGAGTTGCTGTTCAGACTCGAAGTGCCGGCGGGCTCACCGAGTATTCTGACGTTTGAGATTACCGGAGGCAGCGGGGATGTGGATCTGTTCGTTGAGCGGGGCGACCGACCGACGAATCGCGCAGAATACAACGATTGCCTGAGCGGGAACTCGACCAATGAGGAGCGCTGCCAGATCGGGAGTGCCCAACCCGGGATCTATCACATCCTCCTGCATGCGTTCAGCACGTTCTCCGGGGCCACCATGAGTATCACGCTCGGTGGCGAGGTGCTGCCGTTCAACATTGAACTGGTCTTCCTCAATCACGGAACGGCTGCGCAGGACGCCGCCGTGACGGCTGCAGCTGAACGCTGGATGTCCATTATTCCGATAGACATCCCCAACATCGACTTCTCTAATCAGCCGATCTCGGCTGACGCGTGTACCGAGGGCCAGCCCCTGTTCACGGGTGAGGTGGACGACCTCAGGATCTACGTGACTATTGAAGAGATCGATGGAGCGGGCATGACCCTGGCGTCGGCCGGGCCGTGCGTAAATAGGGGCCTTACCAATCTCCCGGCCATAGGCTCGATGAAGTTCGACGCCGCGGATCTGGACGACTTGGAGGCAAGCGGAGGTCTGATTTCTGTGGTTCTCCACGAGATGGGGCACGTACTAGGCCTAGGTACCATCTGGGATGGACGTGGGCTACTCCAAAATCCTTCGCTACCATCCAGCCCTGGGGCGGACACTCATTTCACAGGTGAGAAGGCGATCGCGGCTTTCGACGCGGCGGGTGGTTCCAGCTACACCCTCGGCCAGAAGGTGCCGGTGGAGAACACAGCCGGTGAGGGGTCGAGCGATGCCCATTGGCGCGAGACGCTTCTTGGGCTGGAACTCATGACTCCCTTCTTCACGTCGGGGGTGAGTAATCCGTTGAGTGCGATCTCCATTCAGTCGATGGCGGACGTGGGTTATTCGGTGGATGTCTCTCAAGCCGACCCGTATTCCGGCTCGTTCTCGTCACCATCCAGAGCCCCGTCGAAACTGACTCCGATTCTCGATTTTGGTGATGACATCAGAAAGGGGCCTGTTTTCGTGGTGGATCAAAAGGGACGTGTCATCCGTGTCGTGAACTGA
- a CDS encoding GNAT family protein, producing the protein MTDPVLATDRLLLRDFEPGDYEAVHAYAADIEVVRFMSWGPNTEVDTRDFLERAAESAAARPRIGYELAVAHLQDGRLLGGIELSLAAEDSQQAMLGYCFSREAWGQGYATEAAEAMLMLGFDVLGLHRVWAGCDSQNTVSAHVLEKIGMSLEGCMREDVRVRGEWRDTLLFGILENEYKARLSE; encoded by the coding sequence ATGACTGACCCAGTGCTGGCGACGGATCGCCTCCTTTTGCGCGACTTCGAGCCTGGCGACTATGAGGCGGTGCACGCCTATGCCGCAGACATCGAAGTCGTGCGCTTCATGTCGTGGGGCCCGAACACGGAGGTAGATACCCGCGACTTCCTGGAGCGGGCGGCGGAATCGGCCGCGGCTCGGCCGCGAATCGGGTACGAACTTGCCGTGGCCCACCTTCAAGACGGGCGCCTGCTCGGGGGTATCGAATTGAGCCTCGCCGCAGAAGACAGCCAGCAGGCCATGCTCGGATACTGTTTCAGCCGGGAAGCTTGGGGGCAGGGATACGCGACTGAGGCGGCGGAAGCCATGCTCATGTTGGGCTTCGACGTGTTGGGCTTACACCGTGTGTGGGCCGGTTGTGATTCCCAGAATACCGTTTCGGCTCATGTGTTGGAGAAGATTGGAATGAGTCTGGAGGGGTGTATGAGGGAGGACGTGCGGGTCCGCGGGGAATGGCGCGACACTCTTCTGTTCGGGATCCTAGAGAATGAGTACAAGGCGCGCTTGAGCGAATAG